Genomic segment of Ruegeria sp. TM1040:
GGCCATGCGTGCCAGGGGCACCGCCACCCGGCGACGCAGGACAAAATAGAGTACGCCGAGGAAAACGGTGGCGGTGAGCGCGAGGGAGATCTGCGCAACGAATTCGAACCAGTCGCTGCGTTGATGTGCGGTGTCGAGCTCACGGTCTGTCCGGCTTTGCACCATCCGGCGGAACTGGACTACATCGTCAATGAGTTTGAGGTGGGCCTGGTAATGCGCGCCCCCGAACAAGAGCCCCCGCGCGCGGTCAATGTTGCCCGCTTGATAAGCTTTGATTGCCGCACGCTCCATCTCTTGCAGCGCATCTATATCCGCGATGATCCGATTCAGAAATGCGGTCTCTTCCGGGGTGGTGCCAAGACGCGTGCCGTCGCGGGCGGACTCTTCCAGCGCCATTTCGGCCTGATCGGTCCGCTCAAAAGCCTCAAGATGATCCGGGTCGCCGCGCATCACATAAAGCCGTGCCTCGTCGGTGCGCAGCTCCGCTCCGATCGCAAGCTCTTCGCCCAACTCGTTCAGGATTAGATGTGTTTCAACCGCCATGCGTTCTTCGGCCGAGCTGTTGATCGACGCGATGAACGCGGCGCCCGACAACGCGGTCAGAAGAACAGTCAATCCGTAGGCCCAATTCGTGATCGTATTGATTTTCATTCGAAAGTTCCAAAATTGACAAGACCCCGGCAGGGAATCGAATTTACGGATAATTTAAATATAAGAGTTTTTGAAGAAGTCCCGCGAAAGGAAATTCGCCAGAGCGCAAGGTTTTGGAAACTGAGGGCCTTGGGACACAGGATATTTTTGTCAAGAATTGCCAAATCGCCCGTGTTAGAGTCGGGTATGACCCTTGGGCTTCGCAGAGGATTTTAGCCCTTGCTGCGCGCCCGGCGCTGCGCGGGTTTCGGTCGAACTTTGGTTTCTTGAAACCTGCAGGCCACACCTGCGCGCGGGTGCGACGACGCCGTTTACACCATCCGTGAAGTGAGGTCAGCCCTTTTACAGAGAGGGTCGAAATTTGTCACAACGCGCCCACGCCCTGGTGGAACTGCGCCGAGGGTCTGATCCCCCAGCACAGATCGCGTATCGGCACCTTGCGCGGCGCAGATCAGCAGAGCGACTTCGCCTGTTCCCGCAGGGCGAATTTCTGGATTTTCCCGGTTGAGGTGCGCGGGATTTCGGTCAGGACAAATTTGCGCGGCACCTTGTAGGGGGCGAGTTGGTCACGACACCATTGCCTGAGCGCATCGGTGTCGATCTCTGCACCTTCGGCCAGCTCGATGAAGGCGCATGGTGTTTCGCCCCATTTCTCGTCGGGCATGGCGACAACGGCGGTGACGGCAATCGCGGGATGGCGATACAGCGCCTCTTCGACCTCGATGGAGGAGATATTCTCTCCGCCGGAAATAATGACATCCTTCGAGCGGTCCTTGAGCTGGATATAGCCGTCAGGATGAACAACACCCAGATCGCCGGAATGAAACCAGCCCCCCTCAAAGGCTTTTCGGGTGGCGTCAGGATTGCGAAAATAGCCCTTCATCACGACATTGCCGCGAAACATGACCTCGCCCATGGTTTCGCCATCATGGGGCACGGGCTCTAGGGTTTCGGGGTCCAGAACGTTGAGTCCCTCGAGCGGAAGATAGCGCACGCCCTGCCGGGATTTCAGGCGGGACTGTTCGTCGTGCGGCAGCTCGGACCAGCTTTGATGCCAGTCGTTGACCACGGCAGGGCCATAGGTTTCTGTGAGTCCATAAAGATGCGTGACTTCAAAGCCTGCGGTTTTCATGTCCGCCAGCAGCTTTTCCGGCGGCGGGGCAGCGGCTGTAAAAAACTGAACGGTCTGATCGAGGGGGCGCTGCACGTCGGCGGGGGCCGAGATCATCAGCGACATCACGATGGGCGCGCCACAGAGATGCGTGACGCCCTCGTCGGCGAGCGCGTTCCAGATCTGATCCGCCCGCACCTGGCGCAGGCAGACATGGGTGCCAATGATCGCCGAGAGCGTCCAGGGAAAACACCAGCCGTTGCAGTGAAACATCGGCAGGGTCCAGAGATAGACCGCATGTTTGCCCATCGTTGTCGTGAGCGCATTGCCCTGCGCCAAAAGATAGGCCCCGCGATGATGCGAAACGACCCCCTTGGGGTCTCCGGTGGTGCCCGAGGTGTAGTTGATCGAGATCGCGTCCCATTCGTCTTCGGGCATGAGCCAGGCAAACTCGGCGTCACCATCCGCAATAAAGCTATCGTAGTCCACGGCTTCGGTTTTGATCCGCGCGCCCTCGTAGACGGGATCGTCGACCTCGATCAGCAGGGGCTGCACCGAGCAAAGCGCCAGCGCCTCCTGCATCAAGGGCATGAATTCAGAGTCGACGATGACGACCTTGGACATCGCGTGATCCAGCTGAAAGGCGATGATCGCAGCATCAAGCCGGGTGTTGATCGAATGCAGCACCGCACCGCACATGGGGACGCCATAGTGACACTCAAGCATCGCGGACGTGTTTGGCAGCAGGGCCGAGACCGTATCGCCCCGCGTGATGCCCCTATGCGACAGTGCCGAGCCAAGCTGGCGCGCGCGTGCATAAAAAGCGGCGTAGCTGCGTCGAAGGGGGCCGTGAATGATTGCCGTGTGCTCTGGAAATACCGTTGCGGCCCGCTCCAGAAACATGAGCGGGGTCAGGGGCTGATAGTTGGCCGGGGTGCGATCCAGATCGGTATTGTAGGGGTTGGCGCTCATCGGCTTATGCATCCTGCCATTGCGGGGAACGTTTTTCGACAAAGGCATTGATGCCTTCTGCGGCATCCTGCGCCAACATGTTTTTGACCATCACGTCCGCTGCATAGTCATAGGCGTCCGACAGGGGCATTTCGCGCTGCGCATAAAACGCCTGCTTGCCAGTGGCGAGCGTCATGGAGGATTTGGACGCGATCTTATGCGCCAGTTCCAGCACCGCGTCCTGCAAGCCGTCTTCGGAGGTGACGCGGTTGACAAGACCGATCTCGGCGGCGCGCTCCGCAGAGGTCATGTCGCCCGTCAGCAGCA
This window contains:
- a CDS encoding acyl-CoA synthetase; amino-acid sequence: MSANPYNTDLDRTPANYQPLTPLMFLERAATVFPEHTAIIHGPLRRSYAAFYARARQLGSALSHRGITRGDTVSALLPNTSAMLECHYGVPMCGAVLHSINTRLDAAIIAFQLDHAMSKVVIVDSEFMPLMQEALALCSVQPLLIEVDDPVYEGARIKTEAVDYDSFIADGDAEFAWLMPEDEWDAISINYTSGTTGDPKGVVSHHRGAYLLAQGNALTTTMGKHAVYLWTLPMFHCNGWCFPWTLSAIIGTHVCLRQVRADQIWNALADEGVTHLCGAPIVMSLMISAPADVQRPLDQTVQFFTAAAPPPEKLLADMKTAGFEVTHLYGLTETYGPAVVNDWHQSWSELPHDEQSRLKSRQGVRYLPLEGLNVLDPETLEPVPHDGETMGEVMFRGNVVMKGYFRNPDATRKAFEGGWFHSGDLGVVHPDGYIQLKDRSKDVIISGGENISSIEVEEALYRHPAIAVTAVVAMPDEKWGETPCAFIELAEGAEIDTDALRQWCRDQLAPYKVPRKFVLTEIPRTSTGKIQKFALREQAKSLC